One window of the Nocardia huaxiensis genome contains the following:
- a CDS encoding glycosyltransferase gives MTAQLELEEMTTDSRAKSLLQRVILPRPGEPLDVRKLYLEESDTNARRAHAITRTALAIGAESEVSFCTYFNAVPASYWRRWSVLKSVVLRLELSGHGRVDVYRSKADGSRIHVQGNEFTTPGDGAAAAAFVEFEVDLGPFEDGGWIWFDITTDSQVTMRSGGWYAPVEAPGEGSIAVGMPTFNRPTDAVKTIAALGSDPLVLEKIKAVIIPDQGTRKVVDEPGFAEAAKPLGDRLAFHNQPNLGGSGGYSRVMYEALKTTDAEYIVYMDDDIEIEPDCILRALAFSRFAKSPILTGGQMLNLQERSHLHVMGEVVDRSIFMWTAAPNVEYDHDFAKNPLRDRDNSKLLHRRIDVDFNGWWTCVIPRSVAEEIGQPLPLFLKWDDAEYGLRAREHGYPTVTLPGAAVWHMAWSDKDDAIDWQAYFHLRNRLVVASLHLPNDGRPMVVNTIKATLKHLLCLEYSTVAIQNEAIRDYLAGPDKLFELLPTALGKVHAMRKEYPDAVVLPSSTELPMASRAEVGAVGEPANPLAKVARLGKGVLHNFRKANPAHHETPQLNVPTLDARWFLLSQVDGVTVTTADGRGVVYRKRDPRKAMELFKEAMRLRKELAERFPEVREQYRAAHAHLTSKAAWENVFGIDSGEPK, from the coding sequence ATGACCGCCCAACTCGAGCTGGAAGAGATGACCACCGACTCCCGCGCCAAGTCCCTGCTGCAGCGCGTCATCCTGCCGCGGCCGGGCGAACCCCTCGACGTGCGCAAGCTCTACCTCGAGGAATCCGACACCAATGCCCGTCGCGCGCATGCCATCACGCGCACCGCGCTGGCCATCGGCGCGGAGTCGGAGGTGTCGTTCTGCACCTACTTCAACGCGGTGCCGGCCAGCTACTGGCGGCGCTGGTCGGTGCTGAAGTCGGTGGTGCTGCGGCTGGAACTGTCCGGCCACGGCCGCGTCGACGTCTACCGCTCCAAGGCCGACGGTTCACGAATCCACGTGCAGGGCAACGAGTTCACCACGCCGGGCGACGGCGCGGCGGCCGCGGCCTTCGTGGAGTTCGAGGTGGATCTGGGCCCGTTCGAGGACGGCGGCTGGATCTGGTTCGACATCACCACCGACAGCCAGGTCACCATGCGCTCCGGCGGCTGGTACGCGCCCGTCGAGGCGCCGGGCGAGGGCAGCATCGCGGTCGGCATGCCGACCTTCAACCGCCCCACCGATGCGGTGAAAACCATTGCGGCCCTTGGCTCCGACCCGCTGGTGCTGGAGAAGATCAAGGCCGTCATCATCCCGGACCAGGGCACCCGCAAAGTGGTGGACGAGCCCGGATTCGCCGAAGCCGCAAAGCCTCTGGGCGACCGGCTGGCCTTCCACAACCAGCCGAACCTGGGTGGTTCCGGTGGCTACAGCCGCGTCATGTACGAGGCGCTCAAGACCACCGACGCCGAATACATCGTCTACATGGACGACGACATCGAGATCGAGCCGGACTGCATTCTGCGCGCGCTCGCCTTCTCGCGTTTCGCCAAGTCGCCCATCCTGACCGGCGGCCAGATGCTCAACCTGCAGGAGCGCTCGCACCTGCACGTCATGGGTGAGGTCGTCGATCGCTCCATCTTCATGTGGACCGCGGCCCCCAACGTCGAGTACGACCACGACTTCGCCAAGAACCCGCTGCGCGACCGCGACAACTCCAAGCTGCTGCACCGGCGCATCGACGTGGACTTCAACGGCTGGTGGACCTGCGTCATCCCGCGCAGCGTCGCGGAGGAGATCGGGCAGCCGCTGCCGCTGTTCCTCAAGTGGGACGACGCCGAATACGGTTTGCGCGCAAGGGAACACGGCTATCCGACCGTCACCCTGCCGGGTGCCGCGGTGTGGCACATGGCGTGGAGCGACAAGGACGACGCCATCGACTGGCAGGCGTACTTCCACCTGCGCAACCGCCTGGTGGTCGCGTCGCTGCACCTGCCCAACGACGGTCGTCCCATGGTGGTCAACACCATCAAGGCCACGCTGAAACACCTGCTGTGCCTGGAGTATTCGACGGTCGCCATCCAGAACGAGGCCATCCGCGACTACCTCGCCGGCCCGGACAAGCTGTTCGAGCTGCTGCCCACCGCGCTGGGCAAGGTGCACGCCATGCGCAAGGAGTACCCGGACGCCGTCGTGCTGCCGTCGTCCACTGAACTGCCCATGGCCTCGCGTGCCGAGGTCGGCGCGGTCGGTGAACCGGCCAACCCGCTGGCCAAGGTCGCGCGCCTCGGCAAGGGGGTACTGCACAACTTCCGCAAGGCCAACCCGGCCCACCATGAGACCCCCCAGCTGAACGTCCCCACCCTGGACGCCCGCTGGTTCCTGCTGTCGCAGGTGGACGGCGTCACCGTCACCACCGCCGACGGCCGCGGCGTGGTCTACCGCAAGCGTGATCCGCGCAAGGCCATGGAGCTGTTCAAGGAGGCCATGCGCCTGCGCAAGGAGCTGGCCGAGCGGTTCCCCGAAGTGCGCGAGCAGTATCGTGCGGCGCACGCGCATCTCACCAGCAAGGCCGCGTGGGAGAACGTCTTCGGCATCGATTCAGGAGAACCCAAGTGA
- a CDS encoding phosphatase PAP2 family protein, translated as MPPLEVQALNIVQGTIGQYPAVIKAARGMSHFGEHALGWMAIGAAGAVLDKKRRRQWAGVAVGAFGSHAASVVIKRIVRRPRPNDPSVQVNVSTPSKLSFPSSHATSTTAAAVLLGRLTGLPLPAVLVPPMLLSRMVLGVHYPSDVLAGSALGAASAAAVLAAEKRLAK; from the coding sequence GTGCCGCCGCTCGAGGTGCAGGCGCTCAATATCGTGCAGGGCACGATCGGCCAGTACCCGGCGGTCATCAAGGCCGCGCGCGGCATGTCGCATTTCGGTGAGCACGCGCTGGGCTGGATGGCCATCGGCGCGGCCGGCGCGGTGCTCGACAAGAAGCGCCGCCGCCAGTGGGCCGGGGTCGCGGTCGGCGCGTTCGGTTCGCACGCGGCGTCTGTGGTGATCAAGCGGATCGTCCGCCGCCCGCGCCCGAACGACCCGTCCGTGCAGGTCAACGTGTCGACGCCGAGCAAGTTGAGCTTCCCGTCCTCGCACGCGACATCCACTACGGCGGCGGCTGTGTTGCTCGGCAGGCTCACCGGGCTACCCTTGCCTGCGGTGCTCGTCCCGCCGATGCTGCTCTCCCGGATGGTTCTCGGGGTGCACTACCCGTCCGACGTTCTCGCCGGCTCCGCGCTGGGCGCAGCATCCGCCGCCGCTGTGCTTGCCGCCGAAAAGAGACTCGCCAAGTGA
- a CDS encoding decaprenyl-phosphate phosphoribosyltransferase encodes MSEEPTGTDLAEAVIKGPPKTLGGGLIKAMRPRQWVKNVLVLAAPMVAGKTAAGDIIITDGSVILNVAIAFAVFCLAASGIYLINDALDVEADRAHPTKRFRPIAAGVVPVNLAYGLAVVLLTGSIVGSLLANWHLAVVMAVYIAIQLAYCFGLKHQAVLDIAIVSSGFLLRAVAGGAAADIKLSKWFLLIMAFGSLFMAAGKRYAELKIALDTGAKIRKSLEYYTPTYLRFVWTLAATTVVVCYGLWAFEPDHANNVWFAISMIPFTIAILRYAVDVDGGEAGEPEEIALGDRILQFLAIAWIGAVGVAVYLT; translated from the coding sequence ATGAGCGAAGAGCCGACCGGCACCGACCTAGCCGAGGCGGTGATCAAGGGCCCGCCGAAGACGCTGGGCGGCGGCCTGATCAAGGCGATGCGCCCGCGTCAGTGGGTCAAGAACGTCCTGGTGCTGGCGGCGCCGATGGTGGCGGGCAAGACCGCGGCCGGCGACATCATCATCACCGACGGTTCGGTGATCCTGAATGTGGCGATCGCCTTCGCGGTGTTCTGTCTCGCGGCGTCGGGCATCTACCTGATCAACGATGCCCTCGATGTCGAGGCCGACCGCGCACATCCGACCAAGCGGTTCCGTCCGATCGCGGCCGGCGTGGTGCCGGTGAATCTGGCCTACGGGCTCGCGGTGGTGTTGCTGACGGGCTCGATCGTCGGTTCGCTGCTTGCCAATTGGCATCTGGCCGTGGTCATGGCGGTGTACATCGCGATCCAGCTGGCCTACTGCTTCGGCCTGAAGCACCAGGCGGTGCTGGACATCGCCATCGTGTCCTCGGGCTTCCTGCTGCGCGCGGTGGCCGGTGGCGCCGCCGCCGATATCAAGCTGTCCAAGTGGTTCCTGCTCATCATGGCGTTCGGCTCGCTGTTCATGGCGGCCGGAAAGCGCTACGCGGAGTTGAAGATCGCGCTCGACACCGGTGCCAAGATCCGCAAGTCGCTGGAGTACTACACCCCGACCTACCTGCGGTTCGTCTGGACGCTGGCGGCTACCACCGTGGTGGTCTGCTACGGCCTGTGGGCCTTCGAGCCCGATCACGCCAACAATGTGTGGTTCGCCATCTCCATGATTCCGTTCACCATCGCGATCCTGCGCTACGCGGTGGACGTCGACGGCGGCGAAGCCGGTGAGCCCGAAGAGATCGCCCTGGGGGACCGGATCCTCCAGTTCCTCGCAATCGCCTGGATCGGAGCGGTAGGTGTCGCTGTCTATCTCACCTGA
- the zomB gene encoding flagellar motor control protein ZomB gives MTAELPIGRARRRADSSARRFSRLSRTTFVGGIALTAALFAVGGWERRWIADDGLIVLRTVRNLLAGNGPVFNAGERVEANTSTAWTYLVWFFSWLTQARLEYVVLGIALTLSVAAIVFAMLGTARLWGGTAAQLLLPAGALVYIAVPPARDYATSGLESSLVIFWLAVLWWGMIRWSQAEKVRLTSFFALTFCAGLAPLIRPEMTLVGALALLMIFCAPLPETRLRPWVFRAVIVAVAGVVPVLYQIWRMGYYGLPYPNTAVAKDAGGAKWGQGIVYLWNLVGPYWLWLPLLVLAVAGLLVMRSRRDGEQTGRHSIVHPSAKQTPRERIHSFSTWLRTPSAVVALMLGSGFLLTVYEIRVGGDFMHGRMLLPQLFCLLLPVMVLPLKLPGALTGGEMGSRRTDYVFLIVLAACLGTAGWALFAANTTAIKTGTKISSSGIVDERVYYVLNTGHDHPIRAEDYLDYPRMRAMVRDIANNPNGGLLINSPSFMNWYIAPPPEPIPDGGAGHTVFFLNLGMTSMNVPLDVRVIDQMGLAYPLAAHTDRLTDGRIGHDKNLYPDWVIVDAGMVDKKPWMPWFLDERWVTQARVALSCPETQDLLASTRSPLTFDRFRHNIQQSLGFAKYRIDRVPKYEIQRCNLVDPTDPNAPK, from the coding sequence GTGACGGCTGAATTGCCGATCGGTCGCGCCCGGAGGCGTGCGGACAGTTCCGCACGCCGGTTCTCGCGACTATCCCGCACTACTTTCGTCGGTGGGATCGCGCTCACCGCGGCGCTGTTCGCGGTGGGCGGCTGGGAGCGGCGCTGGATCGCCGACGACGGCCTCATCGTGCTGCGCACGGTGCGCAACCTGCTGGCGGGCAACGGCCCGGTGTTCAATGCGGGCGAGCGCGTCGAGGCCAACACCAGTACGGCGTGGACCTATCTCGTGTGGTTCTTCAGCTGGCTGACGCAGGCCCGGCTGGAGTACGTGGTGCTGGGCATCGCGCTGACGCTGTCGGTGGCGGCCATTGTTTTCGCCATGCTGGGCACGGCCCGGCTGTGGGGCGGCACGGCCGCCCAGTTGCTGCTGCCCGCGGGCGCTCTCGTCTATATCGCGGTGCCTCCGGCGCGCGATTACGCCACGTCCGGGCTGGAGTCGAGCCTGGTCATCTTCTGGCTGGCTGTGCTGTGGTGGGGGATGATCCGCTGGAGTCAGGCCGAGAAGGTGCGCCTGACAAGCTTTTTCGCGCTGACGTTCTGCGCGGGCCTGGCCCCGCTGATCCGGCCGGAGATGACCCTGGTCGGTGCGCTGGCGCTGCTCATGATCTTCTGCGCGCCGCTGCCGGAGACCCGGTTGCGGCCGTGGGTGTTCCGCGCGGTGATCGTGGCGGTGGCCGGTGTGGTGCCGGTGCTGTACCAGATCTGGCGGATGGGTTACTACGGTCTGCCGTACCCGAATACGGCGGTGGCCAAGGATGCCGGTGGCGCCAAGTGGGGTCAGGGCATCGTCTACCTGTGGAATCTGGTGGGCCCGTACTGGCTGTGGCTGCCGCTGCTGGTGCTGGCGGTCGCCGGGCTGCTGGTGATGCGGTCCCGCCGCGATGGCGAACAGACCGGTCGCCACTCCATCGTCCACCCGAGCGCGAAACAGACTCCGCGCGAACGCATCCACTCGTTCAGCACGTGGCTGCGCACCCCGTCCGCGGTGGTGGCCCTCATGCTGGGCAGCGGTTTCCTGCTGACCGTCTACGAGATCCGCGTCGGCGGCGACTTCATGCACGGCCGCATGCTGCTGCCGCAGCTGTTCTGCCTGCTGCTGCCGGTCATGGTGCTGCCGCTGAAACTGCCGGGCGCGCTGACCGGCGGTGAAATGGGTTCGCGCCGCACGGATTACGTCTTCCTCATCGTGCTGGCGGCCTGCCTCGGCACGGCCGGTTGGGCATTGTTCGCGGCCAACACCACGGCCATCAAGACCGGCACCAAGATCAGCTCGTCCGGCATCGTCGACGAGCGCGTCTACTACGTCCTCAATACCGGCCACGATCATCCGATCCGCGCCGAGGACTACCTGGACTACCCGCGCATGCGCGCCATGGTCCGCGATATCGCGAACAACCCCAACGGCGGCCTGCTCATCAATTCGCCGTCGTTCATGAACTGGTACATCGCCCCGCCCCCGGAGCCGATTCCGGACGGCGGCGCCGGCCACACCGTGTTCTTCCTGAATCTCGGCATGACCAGCATGAACGTCCCCCTGGACGTCCGCGTCATCGACCAGATGGGCCTGGCGTATCCGCTTGCCGCCCATACCGATCGGCTGACCGACGGCCGCATCGGCCACGACAAGAACCTCTACCCGGACTGGGTCATCGTGGACGCCGGCATGGTCGACAAGAAGCCGTGGATGCCGTGGTTCCTGGACGAGCGCTGGGTGACCCAGGCCCGAGTGGCCCTGAGCTGCCCCGAAACTCAGGACCTGCTGGCCTCCACCCGGTCCCCGCTGACCTTCGACCGCTTCCGCCACAACATCCAGCAGTCCCTCGGCTTCGCCAAGTACCGCATCGATCGCGTGCCCAAGTACGAGATCCAGCGCTGCAACCTGGTCGATCCCACGGACCCGAACGCGCCGAAGTAA
- a CDS encoding alpha/beta hydrolase, which produces MRVETVGGAQPERALGRRTLLKGAAIGAAAALLPAGVTALAGRASAAFNPEGFDFWVDSSMGPIKNRIFRAADGNTHRVVYALDGQRARDDLNGWEIDTNVAAELMKANINVVMPVGGQSSWYADWDSPSTFLGLPAGSVAGSSGSGGSQVLSGGPGKSYTYKWETYLTTNLRDAIRDRLGFSVTRNGIFGLSMSGGSALMLAAFYPGQFCYAGSFSGALNLSLPFMKEAVRASMIDAGGYNIDALASSKSTKWQHLDPYMFAPKLKANNTRLWISSGSALPSSTDGMSVTTIQGMGIEAVSLVGTRSFQARFASLGGTNVTYDFPGVGIHNWKNWEAQLYKMLPDLSANIG; this is translated from the coding sequence ATGCGAGTCGAGACTGTGGGTGGGGCGCAGCCGGAGCGGGCGCTGGGACGACGAACACTGCTGAAAGGGGCCGCGATCGGTGCGGCGGCGGCCCTGTTGCCGGCGGGGGTCACGGCACTGGCCGGGCGCGCGAGCGCGGCCTTCAATCCGGAGGGTTTCGACTTCTGGGTCGACTCCTCGATGGGGCCCATCAAGAACCGCATCTTCCGTGCGGCGGACGGCAATACGCACCGCGTGGTCTACGCGCTGGACGGTCAGCGCGCCCGGGACGATCTCAACGGCTGGGAGATCGACACCAATGTGGCCGCCGAACTCATGAAGGCCAATATCAATGTGGTCATGCCGGTCGGCGGCCAGTCCAGCTGGTACGCCGACTGGGATTCCCCCAGCACCTTCCTCGGCCTGCCCGCCGGTTCGGTAGCCGGCAGCTCGGGTTCCGGTGGCTCCCAGGTGCTTTCGGGCGGCCCCGGCAAGAGCTACACCTACAAGTGGGAAACGTATCTGACCACCAATCTCCGGGACGCGATCCGGGATCGGCTGGGCTTCAGCGTGACTCGCAACGGCATCTTCGGCCTGTCCATGAGCGGTGGTTCCGCGCTCATGCTGGCGGCCTTCTATCCGGGCCAATTCTGTTACGCCGGTTCGTTCTCCGGCGCGCTGAACCTGTCGCTGCCCTTCATGAAGGAGGCCGTGCGCGCCTCCATGATCGACGCCGGCGGCTACAACATCGACGCGCTGGCCTCGTCCAAGAGCACCAAGTGGCAGCACCTGGACCCGTACATGTTCGCGCCCAAGCTCAAGGCCAACAACACCCGTCTGTGGATCTCCTCCGGCAGCGCGCTACCCAGCAGCACCGACGGCATGAGCGTCACGACCATCCAGGGCATGGGCATCGAGGCTGTCTCTCTGGTCGGCACCCGGTCCTTCCAGGCCCGCTTCGCCAGCCTCGGCGGCACCAACGTCACCTACGACTTCCCGGGCGTGGGCATCCACAACTGGAAGAACTGGGAGGCCCAGCTCTACAAGATGCTCCCCGATCTCTCGGCGAACATCGGCTAG
- a CDS encoding alpha/beta hydrolase gives MRGERRQRSRGGWLKKSVLGLALATLAPLGISVAAAPAAHAAFDPSGFDFWVDSAEMGPIKTRIFRAADGNTSRVVYALDGMRATQILNGWENDTNVVGALTAANINVVMPVGGESSFYADWAEPSTILGITGSGGSSGSASGSSSGSGGLNMFSGGPGKSYRYTWETFLTQDLRNALRDRLGFSSTRNGVFGLSMGGSAALTLAAYHPDQFSFAGSYSGYLNISAPGMREAIRLAMIDAGGYNVDSMAPPWGSQWLRMDPFVFAPRLIANNTRLWISAASAIPSAGDVTGVMSVIQGMPLEALALVNTRAFQVRMATLGAQNVTYDFPATGVHNWRNWEAEVYRMIPDLSANIG, from the coding sequence ATGCGAGGCGAGAGACGCCAGAGATCCCGCGGCGGTTGGCTCAAGAAATCGGTACTGGGCCTGGCCCTGGCAACATTGGCACCGCTCGGGATCTCGGTAGCAGCAGCTCCCGCCGCCCACGCGGCCTTCGACCCCTCGGGCTTCGACTTCTGGGTCGACTCCGCCGAGATGGGCCCGATCAAGACCCGCATCTTCCGTGCGGCCGACGGCAACACCAGCCGCGTCGTCTACGCCCTCGACGGCATGCGCGCCACCCAGATCCTCAACGGCTGGGAGAACGACACCAATGTCGTGGGCGCGCTGACCGCGGCCAATATCAACGTGGTCATGCCGGTCGGCGGCGAGTCCTCCTTCTACGCCGACTGGGCCGAGCCGAGCACCATCCTCGGCATCACCGGTTCGGGTGGCTCCTCCGGCTCCGCGTCCGGTTCGTCCTCGGGTTCCGGCGGCCTGAACATGTTCTCCGGCGGCCCCGGCAAGAGCTACCGCTACACCTGGGAGACCTTCCTGACCCAGGACCTGCGCAATGCCCTGCGCGACCGCCTCGGCTTCAGCTCGACCCGCAATGGCGTGTTCGGCCTGTCCATGGGTGGCTCCGCCGCCCTGACCTTGGCCGCGTACCACCCGGATCAGTTCTCCTTCGCCGGTTCCTACTCCGGCTACCTGAACATTTCCGCGCCCGGCATGCGTGAGGCCATCCGCCTGGCCATGATCGACGCCGGCGGTTACAACGTGGATTCCATGGCCCCGCCGTGGGGTTCGCAGTGGCTGCGCATGGACCCGTTCGTGTTCGCGCCGCGCCTGATCGCCAACAACACCCGTCTGTGGATCTCGGCCGCCAGCGCCATCCCGAGCGCCGGTGACGTCACCGGTGTCATGTCGGTCATCCAGGGCATGCCGCTGGAGGCGCTCGCGCTGGTGAACACCCGTGCCTTCCAGGTCCGCATGGCGACCCTGGGCGCGCAGAACGTGACCTACGACTTCCCCGCGACCGGTGTGCACAACTGGCGCAACTGGGAGGCCGAGGTCTACCGCATGATCCCCGACCTGTCGGCCAATATCGGCTGA
- a CDS encoding alpha/beta hydrolase gives MRGARLKRSLLGIAAALLMPLGLAAPMTAPAHAAFDPAAFDFWVDSPVMGPIKTRVLRAADGNTNRVVYALDGQRATEIISGWENDTNVPAVLASWNINVVMPVGGQSSFYADWDQPSSWFGVPPGAGSSAANTGSGATEALGAGPGKSYRYAWESFLTNELRWALRDRLGFNPNRNGVFGLSMGGSAALVLANYHPDQFSFAGSFSGYLNISAPGMREAIRLAMIDAGGYNVDCMAVPWGPNWLRMDPFVFAPTLIANNTRLWIAAGSGLPMQQDLEIPFGAAADRLVRGGPLEALALANTRAFQARMLSLGATNAVYSFPNAGLHAWTNWQDEAYRMIPDLSANIG, from the coding sequence ATGCGCGGTGCCAGGTTGAAACGATCGCTTCTGGGGATAGCGGCAGCGTTGCTAATGCCATTGGGCCTCGCGGCCCCCATGACCGCTCCCGCGCACGCGGCGTTCGACCCGGCGGCCTTCGACTTCTGGGTGGACTCCCCGGTCATGGGACCCATCAAGACCCGCGTGCTGCGCGCGGCCGACGGCAATACCAATCGCGTGGTCTACGCACTGGACGGCCAGCGCGCCACCGAGATCATCAGCGGCTGGGAGAACGACACCAATGTGCCCGCCGTGCTTGCCAGTTGGAACATCAATGTCGTGATGCCCGTCGGCGGGCAGTCCAGTTTCTACGCCGACTGGGATCAGCCCAGTTCCTGGTTCGGCGTCCCGCCGGGCGCGGGCTCGTCGGCCGCCAACACCGGTTCGGGCGCGACCGAGGCGCTGGGCGCGGGTCCGGGCAAGAGCTACCGGTACGCGTGGGAATCCTTCCTGACCAACGAGCTGCGCTGGGCGTTGCGAGATCGCCTGGGCTTCAACCCCAATCGCAACGGCGTGTTCGGCCTGTCCATGGGTGGCAGCGCGGCGCTGGTGCTGGCCAACTACCACCCGGACCAGTTCTCCTTCGCCGGTTCGTTCTCCGGCTACCTGAACATCTCCGCGCCCGGCATGCGTGAGGCCATCCGCCTGGCCATGATCGACGCGGGCGGCTACAACGTCGACTGCATGGCCGTGCCGTGGGGCCCGAACTGGTTGCGCATGGACCCGTTCGTCTTCGCGCCGACGCTGATCGCCAACAACACCCGGCTCTGGATCGCCGCCGGCAGCGGCCTGCCCATGCAGCAGGATCTGGAGATCCCGTTCGGCGCGGCCGCGGACCGGCTGGTCCGGGGTGGGCCGCTGGAGGCGTTGGCGCTGGCGAACACTCGCGCTTTCCAAGCCCGCATGCTGTCCCTGGGCGCGACGAACGCGGTGTATTCGTTCCCGAACGCCGGTCTGCACGCGTGGACCAACTGGCAGGACGAGGCCTACCGCATGATTCCGGACCTGTCCGCGAATATCGGCTGA
- a CDS encoding alpha/beta hydrolase produces the protein MRSALRRVFVAVACALALPMTLGAGGVAPVASASFDPAGHDFWVDSSMGPIKTRIFRALDGNTQRVVYALDGLRARNDLSGWEIDTEISRVLTAWNINVVMPVGGQSSFYSDWVAPSNTNGQTFTYAWETFLTRDLRNAMAARLGFNPHGNGVLGLSMGGSAALVLAAYHPDQFRYAASYSGYLNISAPGMREALRAALLDAGGYNIDSMWGPPWSELWLRNDPFVFAERLRANGTRLWISSGNGVPGTRDAVRSPLDAYNLTNAAGLESVALANTRAFQARMESYGPCNAVFDYTPDGVHSWSYWQDQVFKMLPDMSANLG, from the coding sequence ATGCGGTCTGCTCTGAGGCGTGTGTTCGTGGCCGTGGCGTGCGCGCTGGCGCTGCCGATGACGCTGGGTGCGGGGGGTGTCGCACCGGTGGCCTCGGCGTCCTTCGACCCCGCCGGGCACGACTTCTGGGTCGATTCGAGTATGGGCCCGATCAAAACGCGCATTTTCCGCGCACTGGACGGCAATACGCAACGTGTGGTGTACGCCCTCGACGGGCTGCGCGCGCGAAACGACTTGTCCGGCTGGGAGATCGACACCGAGATCTCGCGCGTGCTCACCGCGTGGAACATCAATGTGGTGATGCCGGTCGGCGGGCAATCCAGCTTCTATTCCGATTGGGTGGCGCCCAGCAATACCAATGGCCAGACCTTCACCTATGCCTGGGAGACCTTCCTGACCCGGGATCTGCGCAATGCGATGGCGGCGCGGCTGGGATTCAACCCGCACGGCAACGGTGTGCTGGGCCTGTCCATGGGCGGCAGCGCGGCCCTGGTGCTCGCCGCCTATCACCCGGATCAGTTCCGTTATGCCGCATCATATTCCGGTTATTTGAATATCTCCGCGCCCGGTATGCGCGAAGCCCTGCGCGCCGCGCTGCTGGATGCGGGCGGCTACAACATCGACTCCATGTGGGGCCCGCCGTGGAGTGAATTGTGGTTGCGCAACGATCCTTTCGTCTTCGCGGAACGCCTGCGCGCCAATGGGACTCGGTTGTGGATCTCCAGCGGTAACGGCGTGCCGGGCACCCGGGACGCGGTGCGCAGCCCACTCGATGCGTACAACCTCACGAATGCGGCCGGGCTGGAGAGCGTCGCATTGGCCAATACCCGGGCATTCCAGGCACGGATGGAGTCGTACGGGCCGTGCAATGCGGTGTTCGACTACACGCCCGATGGCGTTCACTCCTGGTCCTACTGGCAGGACCAGGTCTTCAAGATGCTGCCCGACATGAGCGCGAACCTCGGTTGA
- a CDS encoding alpha/beta hydrolase has product MRFGRSAVAGGAPSGRSAHRRWSARLLAAGAAALAIPTAAAVAAPSIALAAPAHGPVHRSPAGGFEELMVPSSMGPVKVQVQWAKNGGSKALYLLDGLRARDDRNAWSFETNAMQQFENDDITLVMPVGGQSSWYADWTSASNTNGQKYTYKWETFLTKELPDFLAGYGVSKTNNAIVGLSMSGPAALRLAAYNRGMFKHASSFSGPLNWNAPGMREAIRVMMLDAGRFNVDSMAAPWSPAWLRMDPAVFAPQLKGLPMYISAASGLPGSHDAPNSAVGVFNTANAMGIEAISMVTTRLFQQRLNSLGINSAVYDFPASGTHSWKYWEDELWKARPHILGALNG; this is encoded by the coding sequence ATGCGTTTCGGCAGGTCCGCCGTGGCGGGAGGAGCCCCGTCCGGCCGTAGTGCTCACCGCCGTTGGAGCGCACGACTATTGGCCGCGGGCGCCGCCGCCCTGGCCATCCCGACCGCCGCGGCTGTGGCCGCCCCGTCCATCGCGCTCGCTGCCCCGGCGCACGGCCCGGTGCATCGCAGTCCCGCCGGCGGTTTCGAAGAGCTGATGGTTCCGTCCAGCATGGGCCCGGTCAAGGTCCAGGTGCAGTGGGCGAAGAACGGCGGCAGCAAGGCGCTCTACCTGCTCGACGGTCTGCGCGCCCGGGACGATCGCAATGCCTGGTCCTTCGAGACCAATGCCATGCAGCAGTTCGAGAACGACGACATCACCCTGGTGATGCCGGTCGGCGGGCAGTCCAGCTGGTACGCGGACTGGACCTCGGCGTCCAACACCAACGGTCAGAAGTACACCTACAAGTGGGAGACCTTCCTGACCAAGGAACTCCCCGATTTCCTTGCCGGATACGGTGTTTCGAAGACCAACAACGCGATCGTCGGTCTGTCGATGTCGGGTCCGGCCGCGCTGCGCCTGGCCGCCTACAACCGTGGCATGTTCAAGCACGCGTCGTCCTTCTCGGGCCCGCTGAACTGGAACGCCCCGGGTATGCGTGAGGCCATCCGCGTCATGATGCTGGATGCCGGTCGCTTCAATGTGGACTCCATGGCAGCCCCGTGGAGCCCGGCGTGGCTGCGCATGGACCCGGCCGTGTTCGCCCCGCAGCTGAAGGGTCTGCCGATGTACATCTCGGCCGCCTCCGGTCTGCCGGGTTCGCACGACGCACCGAATTCCGCTGTGGGCGTGTTCAATACGGCCAACGCCATGGGCATCGAGGCCATCTCGATGGTCACCACCCGCCTGTTCCAGCAGCGCCTGAACTCGCTGGGCATCAACTCGGCGGTGTACGACTTCCCGGCCAGCGGCACGCACTCCTGGAAGTACTGGGAGGACGAGCTCTGGAAGGCCCGCCCGCACATCCTGGGCGCGCTGAACGGCTGA